In Oceaniferula marina, the following proteins share a genomic window:
- a CDS encoding sulfatase family protein, giving the protein MKRTHLLITALIAGSTGILSAEVQTPQKPNVVIIYGDDVGFGDLGAYGAKLIPTPNLDKLAKESLQFTDGHCSAATCTPSRFSMLTGIHGFRHGVRVLAPNAPMKIKPEMFTLPQMFKKAGYQTAVIGKWHLGIGDGKTAVDWNADVKPGPLEIGFDYSFLLPSTNDRVPCVYLENHRVVNLDPADPLYVGKKPPEGFKGTVYPDGKKDRSAMTYYESSHGHNNSVINGIGRIGYQWGGKAALWNDETMADEFVNQTKKYLAGIDKKKPFFLYFASQDIHVPRTPHPRFKGKSKLSYRGDAMVQFDWASGEVLKALDEHGLTDNTIVIFSSDNGPVYDDGYKDGTTVQTSTKESDRGHDGSGPYRGGKYQIYEGGTRVPFLIKWPGKIKPGKSEALVSQIDFLASFASLVGVELTATQGIDSRNMLPALLGQDEKGLPYMIEEAGILALRQGPWKYIQPRGKKGKAQLYNLDSDVGEQNNIIAQQPERAKAMAEQLEKAKQAKQGLRNL; this is encoded by the coding sequence ATGAAACGAACCCACTTGTTGATTACCGCACTGATCGCCGGCTCGACCGGCATCCTCTCTGCAGAAGTCCAGACACCGCAAAAGCCCAACGTCGTCATCATCTACGGAGACGATGTCGGATTTGGAGACCTCGGAGCCTACGGGGCCAAACTGATCCCCACGCCGAACCTGGACAAGCTCGCCAAGGAAAGCCTTCAGTTTACCGACGGCCATTGCTCTGCAGCCACCTGCACCCCTTCGCGTTTTTCCATGCTGACCGGCATCCACGGCTTCCGCCACGGTGTCCGCGTGCTGGCACCCAACGCGCCGATGAAAATCAAACCCGAGATGTTCACCTTGCCGCAAATGTTCAAAAAGGCAGGATACCAGACCGCCGTCATCGGCAAATGGCACCTCGGCATCGGCGATGGCAAAACAGCCGTCGATTGGAACGCCGACGTCAAACCAGGACCTCTCGAAATTGGATTCGACTACTCCTTTCTCCTGCCCTCCACCAACGACCGCGTCCCTTGTGTCTACCTCGAAAACCACCGGGTGGTGAACTTGGATCCGGCCGACCCACTCTACGTCGGTAAAAAACCACCCGAAGGGTTCAAAGGCACCGTCTACCCCGACGGCAAAAAAGACCGCTCGGCCATGACTTACTACGAAAGCAGCCACGGCCACAACAACTCCGTCATCAACGGCATCGGCCGAATCGGCTACCAATGGGGAGGTAAAGCCGCTCTCTGGAACGATGAAACCATGGCCGACGAATTCGTCAATCAAACGAAAAAATACCTCGCAGGAATCGACAAAAAGAAGCCGTTCTTCCTCTACTTCGCTTCCCAGGACATCCACGTGCCACGCACCCCTCACCCACGTTTCAAAGGCAAAAGCAAACTCTCCTATCGTGGAGACGCCATGGTCCAGTTCGACTGGGCATCCGGTGAAGTGCTCAAAGCTCTGGACGAACACGGACTGACCGACAATACGATTGTCATCTTCTCAAGTGACAATGGCCCGGTCTACGACGACGGCTATAAAGACGGCACCACCGTACAGACATCCACCAAGGAAAGCGACCGTGGCCACGACGGCTCCGGCCCATACCGCGGCGGCAAGTATCAAATCTACGAGGGCGGCACCCGCGTTCCCTTCCTGATCAAATGGCCTGGCAAAATCAAACCCGGAAAATCGGAAGCTCTGGTCAGCCAGATCGACTTCCTTGCCTCCTTTGCCTCGCTCGTCGGTGTCGAACTCACCGCCACTCAGGGGATTGACAGCCGCAACATGCTGCCCGCCTTGCTCGGTCAGGATGAAAAAGGACTGCCATACATGATCGAAGAGGCCGGCATCCTCGCGCTACGTCAAGGGCCATGGAAATACATCCAGCCACGCGGCAAAAAAGGTAAAGCCCAGCTCTACAACCTCGACTCCGATGTCGGAGAGCAAAACAACATCATCGCCCAGCAGCCTGAACGGGCCAAGGCGATGGCTGAGCAACTCGAAAAAGCCAAACAAGCGAAACAGGGCCTTCGCAACCTCTAG
- a CDS encoding FHA domain-containing protein: MPRVTISEPGKTPQPYRFKLERTTINIGRGSDNDIIIECGSCSTHHCMMNRVEGGYILKDNESTNGIKQDDTLMDVIDLFDGMEVLVGDVPLKFRLSDEEIEVLAEEEFSTHQRKKLPPVDGDELEDEHRPSTESPRAKHKKRPAKPSSPAREALKTVIVLILMVVGVAVGMTVRHYKETKEQSGTGDFLPAKLMKLKK, from the coding sequence ATGCCTCGCGTCACCATCTCCGAACCTGGAAAGACCCCGCAACCCTACCGTTTTAAACTCGAACGCACCACGATCAACATCGGTCGGGGCAGCGACAACGACATCATCATCGAGTGCGGCTCCTGCTCCACCCATCACTGTATGATGAATCGGGTCGAAGGAGGATACATCCTCAAGGACAACGAATCGACCAATGGTATCAAGCAGGATGACACCCTGATGGACGTCATTGATTTGTTCGATGGTATGGAGGTGCTTGTCGGGGATGTTCCATTGAAATTCCGCCTTTCTGACGAAGAAATCGAGGTTCTTGCAGAAGAAGAGTTCAGCACCCACCAACGGAAAAAGTTGCCACCTGTCGATGGCGACGAGCTCGAAGATGAGCACCGACCCAGCACGGAATCACCCAGAGCCAAACACAAGAAAAGACCAGCCAAGCCAAGTTCCCCAGCCCGTGAGGCGCTCAAAACTGTCATTGTCCTCATCCTCATGGTGGTTGGTGTGGCCGTCGGCATGACCGTCCGCCACTACAAAGAAACCAAGGAACAATCAGGAACTGGCGATTTTCTCCCCGCAAAACTCATGAAACTGAAGAAATAG
- a CDS encoding glycoside hydrolase family 10 protein, with the protein MNGRHRITPSLTLLLTQLLLLMAPSALAQNYRPSSEQPPMVTREFRAAWVATVFNIDWPSKKGLSASSQQAELRSLLDQAAKLKLNAILFQVRPNGDALYQSSIEPWSHWLSGTMGKSPGYDPLAYCISQAHARGIEVHAWFNPFRAMPSEGISPARNHITRTHPSIVKKFKTYKWMDPANSFTRNRALSVISDVTRRYDVDGIHIDDYFYPYPDLDNNNNPKRQFPDGKSPSQRRGYVDGFVHGMYRSVKKQKPWVRVGISPFGIWKPGVPAGTTASINAYEHLAADSRKWLQQGWCDYMSPQLYWRIHGPQSYTKLLNWWRAQSRRPVWPGIATARINSSEDPGRPASEIVNQVNLSRTLGRNYVGHVHWSMKSLRQNRGGITKALGQGAYRYPALVPPMPWLSTKQPATPNAKAKGNGRSVTVHWSTVRGASKYAIQARYGKAWFTVQVVPAGKLSTTLQGSPDAIAISAVDRYGTTSRQRVLAK; encoded by the coding sequence ATGAACGGTCGTCATCGGATCACCCCCTCACTTACTCTACTACTCACCCAGCTCCTTCTGCTCATGGCGCCCAGCGCTTTAGCCCAGAACTACCGCCCATCGAGTGAGCAACCTCCCATGGTGACCCGTGAGTTTCGCGCCGCCTGGGTGGCGACGGTCTTCAATATCGACTGGCCAAGCAAAAAAGGGCTTTCGGCCTCATCGCAGCAAGCTGAGCTGCGCTCACTACTGGATCAGGCGGCCAAGCTGAAACTCAATGCCATCTTGTTCCAGGTCCGCCCGAATGGAGATGCCCTTTATCAATCCAGCATCGAACCCTGGAGCCACTGGCTGAGCGGCACCATGGGCAAATCCCCCGGATATGATCCACTGGCCTACTGTATTTCCCAGGCCCACGCACGAGGCATCGAAGTCCACGCTTGGTTCAACCCCTTCCGGGCGATGCCCAGCGAGGGGATCAGCCCCGCCCGAAACCACATCACCCGCACCCACCCGTCCATTGTCAAAAAATTCAAAACCTACAAGTGGATGGACCCCGCCAATAGCTTTACCCGCAACCGCGCACTCAGTGTCATCTCCGATGTTACCCGCCGCTATGACGTCGACGGCATTCATATCGACGACTACTTCTACCCCTATCCCGACCTCGATAACAACAACAACCCGAAACGCCAATTTCCCGACGGCAAATCACCATCCCAACGCCGTGGCTATGTCGATGGTTTTGTCCATGGCATGTATCGATCAGTCAAAAAACAAAAACCCTGGGTTCGGGTCGGAATCAGCCCCTTTGGTATCTGGAAACCAGGGGTTCCCGCGGGAACCACCGCATCGATCAATGCCTACGAACACCTGGCGGCTGACTCCCGCAAGTGGCTTCAGCAAGGGTGGTGCGACTACATGAGCCCACAACTCTACTGGCGGATCCATGGACCTCAAAGTTACACCAAGCTACTCAACTGGTGGCGCGCCCAAAGCCGCCGCCCGGTCTGGCCCGGTATCGCCACCGCCCGAATCAACAGTTCCGAGGACCCCGGCCGACCAGCGTCGGAAATTGTCAACCAAGTGAACCTCTCCCGAACCCTCGGCCGCAACTACGTCGGTCATGTCCACTGGAGCATGAAATCACTCCGCCAAAACCGGGGCGGCATCACCAAGGCTCTTGGCCAAGGCGCTTACCGCTACCCCGCTCTGGTGCCCCCGATGCCATGGCTCAGCACCAAACAGCCCGCCACTCCAAACGCGAAGGCCAAGGGCAACGGCCGTAGCGTCACGGTTCACTGGTCAACGGTCCGAGGTGCCAGTAAATATGCCATCCAAGCCCGCTACGGCAAAGCCTGGTTCACCGTGCAAGTCGTCCCCGCCGGCAAATTATCCACCACCCTGCAAGGCAGCCCCGACGCCATCGCCATCAGTGCTGTGGACCGCTACGGCACCACCAGCCGCCAGAGAGTGCTTGCCAAGTAG
- a CDS encoding helix-turn-helix transcriptional regulator, with the protein MKESQPSQWNFLTNHTHVLVVLDQDPDARIRDMAVEIGITERAVQRILSELASDGFLSIEKQGRRNIYTINRNMWLRHSLEKHVRIGSLLDTINSMKNKKKTKLST; encoded by the coding sequence ATGAAAGAGTCGCAACCATCACAGTGGAATTTTCTGACCAACCACACCCACGTGTTGGTGGTCCTCGACCAGGATCCTGATGCCCGCATTCGCGACATGGCGGTGGAAATCGGCATTACAGAACGAGCGGTCCAACGGATCCTCTCCGAACTCGCAAGCGATGGATTTTTATCAATCGAAAAACAAGGGCGGCGCAACATCTACACCATCAACCGGAACATGTGGCTCCGCCACTCACTGGAAAAACACGTCCGTATCGGTTCCTTGCTCGACACCATCAACTCCATGAAGAACAAAAAGAAAACAAAGCTTTCAACTTAA
- a CDS encoding host attachment protein, with protein MNKLDLKKHLIALATLPETGSPILSVYMNKSTPLDEHRKNLKDWATLARHTFKGRQQSDFEDALEEVFTFMETANDRQSLVVFSRWGEYPMLLPIHLKVPVETQFHAGSLPVIFPLVELKDRFHRFVLVAMNSEAARIFEINLGEISESLLERRPELRKRLGREWTREHYQNHRKKRSGQFVKEKIAVIEQLMTKRGHNSLILAGEPRFVNRLKEQLPKHLKAKLAGEVRSGFSKNALNKVVNQSIQVFLDQENMESQDAVKRLEYALSSNGLAVVGFHAAVEALEMYCADQLILSTNLPDREREYLSRLASTQDISIETVQNNKTLEQFGGVGCLLRYLPSWDERAIKPEVHASVA; from the coding sequence ATGAACAAGCTAGACTTAAAAAAGCATTTGATTGCATTGGCCACTTTACCGGAGACGGGTTCTCCGATTTTGAGTGTCTACATGAATAAAAGCACTCCGCTTGATGAACACCGTAAAAACCTCAAGGACTGGGCTACTTTGGCGAGACATACGTTCAAGGGCCGGCAGCAGTCTGATTTTGAGGATGCACTGGAGGAGGTCTTTACTTTTATGGAAACAGCAAATGACCGGCAAAGTCTGGTGGTTTTCAGTCGCTGGGGTGAATACCCCATGTTGTTGCCTATTCATTTGAAAGTACCGGTGGAGACTCAGTTTCACGCTGGTTCCCTGCCTGTGATTTTCCCTCTCGTAGAACTCAAGGACCGATTCCACCGTTTTGTATTGGTGGCGATGAACTCGGAGGCTGCCAGGATTTTTGAAATCAATCTCGGTGAGATTTCAGAATCATTGTTAGAAAGACGGCCGGAATTGAGAAAGCGTCTTGGTCGCGAGTGGACCCGGGAGCATTATCAAAACCACCGTAAGAAGCGGAGTGGTCAATTTGTGAAGGAGAAGATCGCGGTGATTGAGCAGCTGATGACAAAGCGTGGGCATAATTCGTTGATTCTCGCAGGAGAGCCTCGATTTGTGAATCGCCTGAAAGAACAACTTCCCAAACACCTCAAGGCGAAACTTGCCGGGGAAGTTCGCTCTGGATTTAGTAAAAATGCTTTAAACAAAGTGGTGAACCAATCGATTCAAGTCTTTTTGGATCAGGAAAACATGGAAAGTCAGGATGCTGTAAAACGGTTAGAATATGCGCTGAGTTCGAATGGCCTCGCCGTTGTTGGTTTCCATGCCGCAGTGGAGGCTCTCGAAATGTATTGTGCGGATCAGTTGATTCTTTCGACCAACTTGCCTGACCGCGAACGCGAATATTTAAGCCGACTCGCATCCACGCAGGATATCTCGATTGAAACGGTGCAAAATAACAAGACGCTGGAGCAATTTGGAGGTGTCGGGTGTTTGCTTCGTTACCTTCCATCGTGGGATGAACGAGCTATTAAGCCTGAGGTTCATGCTTCGGTTGCGTAA